A region of the Candidatus Zixiibacteriota bacterium genome:
ATCAGTCCGAACAGGGCTCCTCCGGCGTGCGCCCAGTGAGCGACATAGGGTCCGCCGAAAAGAAAACCGAGGATCATCATTCCAGGTATAGCATACTTCACTTTGATGGGAAACATAAAATATATGTACAGCATGCGGTGCGGGAACATCAGCCAATAAGCCACCAGAACACCATATATAGCCGCTGAAGCTCCCACCATCGGAATAGCCTGACCACTGCGCACGATCAAGGTCAGCGCCGCACCGGCCAGACCGGCCAGGATATAGAAACGTCCGAACCGGGCCGATCCCCAGGTCTGCTCTACTTCGCTGCCGAACATCCAGAGAGCGAACATATTAAATAGAATATGTCCAAAACCGGCATGCATGAACATATAGGTAAAAACCTGGTAGATCAGATTCGGGAAATCAGAGAAAAAACGGGCCGGAGTAAGACCTAGGATACTGGTGAGAGGTGGGTAAATCAGCCATAGAACGAACATGACCGAGTTCACCACCAGCATCATCTTTATGAAGGGCGGCAGAATACCGGGGCCAATGCGGTAACTCCGCGCCCCGGGGGCTTGATTGTACTGCGAAAACCTCATTATTGCTCTGTATCGGCATCGGGACCGGCGATGTTAGCGATCCCTTCTTCTCATCGGGATCGGACTGGTCGTCGGTCTCATCTATTGCCGCTTTCTGATTACGTCTTCGGTCTCTTGTCGAGACACCACATCCGATCAGCTTTCAACCGTCACTGAACTTCGGTAATACTCTGGTTACGAATAAAAACCACAATGTTACAAAAATCACCAAAGTAATCAGGTTGTCAAGACCCATGTCTCTCCTGTTTTCGCTTTAATCCCCACTTCTGCTAATTATACATAACACATCTACAGGGTCCGTTTAAAAAGTCAATCGGTCGGATTTTCAGTAAAACACAACTGCAATGCGGGCGACACAAGGCCGCCGATTACGCGATCTATAGATAAAACCTACAACAAAGCGGCGCAGTCCTTACGGATCGCGCCGCCTGATACATTAAAAGCTTTTATCGCAGCAGCTTACGCCAACGCTCTATCCAGTCTGCTGGTAAGTTGAGCTTTCGGTACCGCCCCCACGATCTGATCGACCACCTCGCCGTTCTTGAAAATCAACAACGACGGGATCGACATGATGTTATACTTCCCAGCTGTCCGGTTGTTGGAGTCCACATCCAGCTTGGCCACCTTCAGCCGATCAGAATACTCTCCGGCGACTTCTTCCAGAATAGGGGCAATCATCTTGCATGGTCCACACCAGGTTGCCCAAAAATCAACGATAACCGGCTTATCGGACTGTATTACTTCAGCCTCGAAGCTGTCGTCGGTAACTTCTACAGGTTTGCTCATCGTTCCTCCAGATATCGGAATAAAGGTCTCTCGTTTTCTTCTTGAGTATAACAGCAAAGAGGCTAACCGGTTCCCAACGGGAGGGTTTGCCTCAGTCTGAAAAATCGGTCCAATATATAACAATGCCCATAATTGCCACAAGGATTTTCCGAGACAGCCAGGTTAGTGGATTTGATCCACAAGATCGATATCTCGGCGCACATTTCGGTTTATGCCGCCATGAGCCGCTGCGAAATTGCCTACCTGCTCGGCAAAAGCCTCAAGCCGGGTTTCTTCGCCGGAGTCACGGAGACCTTCGTAGCTGATATTCAGCCAGGGAATCGATCCCATATCAGAGGCCACTTTACCCGACAGCGAGGTTACTACCGTCCCCGGCATGCAGTTGAACGGCATGGCGTTAACAATTCCCGAGACACCCGTTTGAGCCATCTCAATCGACTTGCCGATGGACAGCAGCGCTTCCCCCTTGCAGGCGCGTGGTAAATACGGCCCGGCCAGCTTGAGTACCTGCTCCACCGGGAACTCGTGTCCGAGCGGAACCTCCCGGGTGAACGCCTTGATGATCTTGTTCTCGTGATGGTGCTGAACGATTAACTGAAGGTGACCTTTTAGCACTCCCTTAAAATCTCTTCGAATAAACGAATCACGGCGGTATTCGGCGGAGGTATACATCGGCCATTCCGTAAAGGTCGCCAGTCGCACCTCAAGGCCGAGCGCTTCGAGCTTGGTGATGAGATGGTTATTGGAGAAGCGATTGTTGCGGAGATATATCTCCCCTACCACACCGACCAGCGGCCGTGCTTCAACGGTCGTGGGAATCGCCTTAAATGCCCGGGCGCATTGGCTTGCCAGTTCTTCGAGCGGATCATCGGCAATAATGGCATTCTCCAGCCTTCGGCGCTGATCGATATAAACTTCTTCCGTTTGGCCGGGATTGATTTCGTACGGTCGCGTTTGCAGCAGTAGCTTGATCAGGCAATCCATATAAACCAGCCCTCGCCAGGCTATTGTGCGGAAGTCGGTTCCTTCGAGACCGAAACTGTCATAGCCGGTTCGGGAATTGGGAGAAAAAACCGGCACATCCTTAAACCCGAGTTCGTCGAGGATGACGCGGTGGTATTCGTTGTAAAGCCCGAATCGGCAGGGTCCATCGGCGCCGGGCATGAGGAAAATCGTCTTTTTGCGCTGGAACCCCTTTGAAAGAACCATCTTGATCATGTCGCCGGTTGTGATCACACAAGGGAAACACTCTTTGCCGGAAGTAAACTTCTTGCCGTACTCAAGTGTCTTTTCATCCGGTTCGGGCATAACTTCGGCGTTCAAACCATAGCGACACATAGCCGCCCTCATCACATGAGCATGGTCGCACATGTTGGGGATATAGATAGTGCGCTCGAACGGCCGGAAATCATCCTGCTCGATATGGAAATCCGCTATCGGCGGCTGATATTTATAAAACCTGAGTGAGTCGGCAAACGCCTCACAGCGGGTGATCAGTCCGGCATCGGCCGAATGTTCGTCCAATTCAAGCTGGAGATACGGCTTACCGGCCATTTCACGCCGGAAGAAGTGGGTAATAAACGAATCCGGACCGCATCCGAACGAGGTAATATAAACCGGGAACAGGTTCGGGGAACGACGCAGCATCCGGGCCGCTTCGAGGATACGTCGACCGTACTTCCAATACATGTAAGGGAAGTCTTCTTCGTTCTCCTTCAGACGGAAAAAATCAAGCGGGATCGCTTTGTAGCCAAGCTCGCGAATCTTTTTGGGCAACTCCAGCGACAGCTTCGGATCATAACCGTTGTAAGGCCGACTCACCACCACCATCGCCTTCTCGTCCGGGCCGATCCCGGCCAGAATACGGTCTCCTTCGGTGTGGAGTGCCTGCTTGTAGAGCTTGTAAGCTTTAATGCCGGCGTCAATGGCGCGGCGTAGTTCTTTGTCGCGGATTCCCAGATCATGCGCGAGTGGTTTGAAGCGCTGGCGCAAATCAGACACCGACTCACAAAGTGATATGGGATGAGTGATAAGCCGTGTGCCGTCGTGTACTTCGCCGAACCGGGATTTTATCTGTGAACCGATCGACTGTACGTAAGGGCAGATATAACCGGCCTTGTCCACCTCCTGTTGCTCCTCGGCCACCTTGATCATCGACGGCAGGAAAATGTAATCGACCTTTTTCTCGAACAGGTTGGCCACATGTCCGTAAACCATCTTGACCGGGTAACAGGTCTCCGCCTGGAACATTTCCAGGGCATCCTCGGTGATGCGGCGATTGGAGATATCGGAGTTGACCACCTGGAAATTAAGACTGTCGAAAAACGCCTGCCAAAACGGGTAATAATCATGGAAATGAAGCACTCGCGGAAGACCTATCCGAGCCCGCTTAGCCTTCTTCGATTTCTTGACCGGAATCCAGCGCTTGTATAGAAGTTTCTGGCGCAGCTTGACGTAATCGGGTTGTTTGTCAACGTTTGCCGTGCGGCCGACATCGTACTTCTCACAGCGGCTGCCGTAAAACAGGGGCTCTTCTCCCTCGACATCAACCCGCCTGATCTCGCATTGGTTGGAGCAATCCTCACAGCGGAAGGTCTCGATTGTATACTTACGCTTGTAAAGATCGAAACCTCGGAATTTGGTGACGAAATCGGGATTATCCAATTGCTCGACGGCCAGGATCGCTGCACCGATAGCACCGGTGACATCATGATGCGGCGGCACCGTAATCGTCTTGCCGATCAGCTTTTCGAAAGCTGCCACCACCGCCTTGTTCCAGGCCACCCCGCCCTGGAAAAAGATATGATTTCCGATACGCCGATCCCCGACCACCTTGGTCAGGTAATTCGATGCGATACTGTAGGCCAACCCGGCGGTGAGGTCATCGATCGAGGCCCCCTTACGCTGATGGGCAACCAGATCGGACTCCATGAAAACGGTACAACGTTCACCACAGCCAACCGGGCATTCCGCCTTGAGAGCCCGCTCGCCAAACTCGTTTTCGATGTGAATGTTGAGCTTTTCCGCCTGCTCCTGCAAAAACGAGCCGGTTCCGGCGGCACAGGCTTTGTTCATTTCAAAATCAATCACCGCCCGGTCGTCGATAGAGATATATTTCGAATCCTGTCCGCCGATTTCGAAAATGGTATCGACCCCGGGATCGATAGCCACGGCCGCCGTTGCCTGGGCAGTGATCTCATTGCGGACAATATCCGCCCCGACGAAGTCGCCGGTCAAATACCGACCCGATCCGGTCGTGCCCACCGCCATTACCTTGACGCGGTCACCCACTTCCCCGCCGATTTCCGCTAAACCGCGCCGAACCGCCTCAATCGGGCGGCCCTCAGTCATCAGATAGCGACGGGCAATAACGCGCTGGTCGCGGTCGATCAGAACCAGATTCGTAGAAAGCGAGCCGACATCGATCCCCAGAAACACCTCAAGACCGTCGATATCGGTCGGGCGATCAGCCAGCGTCGTATCGTAATGCTTGGTATCGGGGCAATCGAAAGAGAGTGCCTCACGAGCGGCTTCGGGACGATGGCGATATTTCAGATAGCCGGTGATTTTTTCGCGGTCAAAATCCGTTACCGGTTCACTTCGTTCGGCCGCCAGCCGAGCCGCGCCAATCGCTCCGACCACGTTGAAATACTCGGGTATAAGCAATTCTCCGGGTGCCAGGTTGAGCACTTCGGTAAACGCTCGCACCATCCCGGGATTGGCGGCCACGCCCCCTTCGAAAGCTATCGGTTTCTGGAACTGCTTGCCGCGGGCAATGGAACTCTTGAAATTACGCGCCACCGCGAAACAGAGTCCCGCCACGATATCGTAATCGGGAGTTGCGATCTGCTGAAGATGGATCATGTCGGACTTGGCAAAAACCGAGCAACGTCCGGCTATCCGAGGGGGGTTCTTGGACTTAAGCGCCAATTCCCCGAACTCCCCTTCGATACTGATCTTAAGTCGCCCGGCCTGCTGGTCCAGAAAAGAACCGGTCCCAGCGGCGCATTGGGCGTTCATAGCGAAATCAACCACTACCTGCTGGTCGGGATCAAGAATCAGCAGCTTGGAGTCCTCGCCCCCCATTTCAATAACCGTGCGAATTTTGGGAGCAATCAGATAGTTCCCGGCCGCCAAAGAAGCAATTTCGCCGTAAAAATCCCCGCCAAGGATACTCTGCGCGGTTTTTCCGCCAATTCCGGTCATTCCCAATCGAAATGGCTGACCGGCTATATTTCCGTCGATCTCCTTCAGAAGATCGTACAGGACCTCGAACGGACTACCGCTGAAACGGCGATAAGCCGTTGTTACCAATCGGTCACAGTCCACAACCGCCAGTTTGACCGAAACCGACCCTATGTCAATGCCTAATGATATCATACTCCTACCCATGCAACGATAAAGAAACCGGCTGTCAGGCATAACGCAAGTATAATCCTGTCCTGACTGGATTAACGCGGTTTTCCGTTGGCTTCCACCATTCGGCCCTATATATTGGGCCTTTGTTTTTGGGAAAGTTATTCCATGCGTTTAGTTATACAGAGAACTGCGGGCGTCAAACTGCGGATCGAAGGCCGTCCACACAGCGAATGCGGGCCGGGGCTGCTGATCCTTTTCGGCTCGCGTAGCGGCGATACGGAGAAATCATGCGCCTGGCTGGCCGACAAAGCTGTGAATCTTCGCATTTTCGAGGATGACCAGGGCAAAATGAACCTTTCGGCTCTGGATTTAAAAGCCGAGGTGATGATTGTATCGCAGTTCACTCTCTACGCCGACTGTCGCAAGGGGCGCCGCCCGAGCTACAACCATGCCCAGGAACCGGTTGAAGCGGAACGGCTGTATGATATTTTCGTGGATCAGGTTAAGGAATCCGGACTCAACGTCGCTACCGGCGTTTTCGGGGCGATGATGGAAGTCGAGTTCACCAACATGGGACCGGTAACAGTGATTGTGGACCATGACCTCTAAATCGATCATTCAACTGGCATCGCTCCGTCCGCTTATCCTCGGCTCCGGTTCGCCCCGAAGATTCCGTCTATTGACTGAAGCCGGAGTAACCTTTACACGCATCGTCCCCCAAACCGAAGAAGCCATGAAACCCAACGAGGCCCCCTATGCGTATGCCGAGCGGCTAGCCGGGGAAAAAGCACTCGAGGTCTCCCGGGAAAACGCGAATAGCGCAGTGGTTTTAGGATGCGATACGATTGTTGTCCTCAACGGCGAGGTTCTGGGCAAACCCGAGAACGAACAGGAAGCCTTCGAGATCCTGTCACGCCTGTCGGGGCAAACTCATGTCGTTTGTACCGCGATTGCCTTGGCGGTAGACGGGAAATTAACAATGTCCGGCTACGAACTGACCGAGGTTCATTTCAACTCCGTTACCTCCAAACAGATTCGCGAGTATATCACCTCCGGAGAGCCAATGGACAAGGCGGGAGCCTACGGCATTCAAGGCATGGGGGCCTTTTTAGTTGACTATATAGAGGGGAATTTGGATAATGTCATCGGCTTGCCGGGCAAGCTATTAGATGAGTTGGCCGCCCGCTTGCTGAGCACCATTTCAAGGGACTGATCACGATCGATGAGTGAATTACATATAAAACTGGGGGCGTTACTCAAGCTCGAACGAGAACGTCAGGACCGAGACCTTGAGGATGTCGCCGCCAATCTGAACATGGCCCCCTCGACACTGGAAGCGATCGAGGCGGGTGACCCCAGCAGCTCTCCTTCGGAGTTGTATTTCGAACTTTTCACCAAGTCATACGCCCAGTTACTGGGAATCGACTACAGTGCAACGGTAGATGCGATAAAAGAAGAAATAGGACCGGAACTACCACCGGCTCTTCCGGATAAAGGCGACAAACATCCCCCCGGAAACAAACGCCAGGCAAAACCGGTCGAAGAGGAAGAAGACACGAAAGATAGTGACTCACATCTCGTCAAGAAGCTGCTCTATTTTGTGGGGGCAATCATTATTGTCTTCTTGCTTTTCCTGATCCTTACCAAATGGGTTTTTTCCGGCAACGACGGAAACAACAATGAACCGGCTGTCGATGATACCGAGAGTTCTGCCGAGGTTGACATTACCAACGACGAAGCGGCCGCGTCAACCGCAGAGGGGTACGACTGGGGCGTTCCTGATTACACCCCCCCGGCCGGTCTTGCCTTGGTGCTCAAACCGCACAATGAAAGTTGGTCAACCATCGTAGCCGACGGCGACACGGTGCTTTATCGTACTCTCTACCCCGGTCGCACTTATGACGTGTCAGCCAAATATCGACTCAATGTCTCCATCGGGATCCCTTCGGCGGTCGATGTTTTTCTGAACGATCAGGAAGTAAACCTGCGCAATCCGGAGACGGGTCGTATTCACGACATCAATATCGATCGTTTGAACCTGGAAGAAATCATGGCGCGTGAACTGCCGCAAAAGCGGAGCCGGCCGCGTCCGCAGTTAACCGAAACCAGTGTCGACAACCAGTCGGCGCCGACCGAAGACAGTACCGTTAAAGACGAATAGAAAAATGAGCCTGAAGAGTTTCATCGGCAGGATGACCCTGCAGCGACGCGTGAAGAAAATGGAACCACCCACGCTGGAGTTCCCCGCTTCGCTGCAACGGGTAAAACGGATTCTCGTTTGCCTGCCGGGAGGTCTTCGTGAGCTGACCCTGATGAAACAATTCCTGCCGGTGATCAAAGATATTTTTCGACCGGCACAGATCACCCTCATGTCGCTTCCCGGCGCCACCATCAACGACATTTATCCGCGTCAGGGATTCCAGATTCTGTCGCCGACACTGGACCAGTCAACCTGGACTGGTTTGCCCAAAGCGGGCTATATCAAGATACTGCGCGACTATAAATTCGACATGGTGCTCGACATGGGGCTGAGCCCGAATCCGTTCACGTCCGGAATTCTCCTGAGCTTTCCGGACGCCGTTCGCGTCGGGCGCGGAAATCATCTCGGTCAGCCTTATTACAATCTCGAAATAAAAACCAAGTATCTCCGCGATGAACGCAACATCTACAAGTCGTTGCTCACCATATTGGGAGCGATGAAGGAATCTACGGCGGCGATGCCCGGTAATAACTAAACGGCATGGAGCTACAGTGTATCTAAAGCGTCTGGATCTGTTAGGATTCAAATCATTCGCCATTAAAACCGCAGTTCATTTCTCCAGTGGCATCACGGCCATCGTCGGACCGAACGGCTGCGGTAAAACCAATATCCTCGATTCCCTCCGCTGGGTGCTTGGCGAGCAGAAAGTGACTCTGCTCCGAGGCAGCAAGATGGAGGAAGTGATTTTTAACGGAACCAGCGAAATGAAACCGCTGGGCATGTCCGAGGTTACCCTCACCCTCGTGAACAACCGGGGTGTCCTCCCGACCGAGTACACCGAAGTGCAGGTGACTCGACGGCTGTTCCGCTCAGGTGAGTCGGAATACCTGCTCAACAAAGTGCCCTGTCGTCTCAAGGATATTCATGAACTGTTTTTCGACACCGGCATGGGAGCACATTCTTATTCGGTGATTCAGCAGGACATGATCGAGGCGGTAATTTCGGACAAGGCCGAGGAACGTCGCTTCCTTTTCGAAGAGGCCGCCGGAATTACGAAATACAAACAGCGCAAACGAGCCGCTCTGCGCAAGCTCGAATCCACTGAAGGCGACCTGCTTCGTCTGAAAGACATCTACTCCGAGGTCCAGACGCAGGTGCGATCACTCAATCGCCAGCAGAAAAAAGCATCGCGCTATCAGATGATATCTCAGGAGATCAAAGACTGGGAATTGTATCTCGGATCGCGACGAATAAAACAAATCGAGCGGGAACGTCGCGAGCTGCAGGCCCAGCTCGATGACCTCAGCACTCGTCGCGCCAATAAAGAAACGGCGCTCAGCAAAATAGCCTCGATGCTCGAAGCCGACCGCAAGGAACAGGTCGATCTCGAACATGAACTGACCGGAATCGGCAACGAAATTTATCAGATATCGGAACGCGCCCACTCGCTCGAACGCGAGGTCACCATTCTGGTCGAGAAGCGCTCCAACGCTCGCAAGCTGATCGAACGCAACCAGCAGGAAATCCAGGCCCTGCACAATCGCCGACAAATTCTCGGCGAACAGACCAAGGAAGCCGAGATCGAACTGGAAGAACAACGCGCCCAGGTCGAACAACTTAACGTCGAGCTGGAAAAAGCTCAATCGTTGCAAGCGGAAGCAGACCGACAATTGCTGGCGGCACGCTCCTCCAAAGAAGCCGAGAACAAGACCCTGATCGAACTGGAGGGGAAGTTATCTTCGGGCAAAACCGAGGAAGACAACCTGCGTCAACAGGAAGAGGAGTTCAGCGAACGCATTGCCGATCTGACTCGTCAACTCGAAAACGCCTCCGAACAGAAGATTGAGATTTCCACGCTGCTTAAAACGGCCGACGAACGACTGGAAGAGTTAAAGCGACAGAAAGCGGAAGCCGAGACGGAACGTCACAATCTGCTGAAGCAGATCGAGGACGCCGTCGAGCAATCCGAAAGCCTGGCGCTTGAGATATCCAACACCGGCGCGGCCATTGAGGCTTGTGAAGCACGCAAGTCTTTACTCGAAGACATGATCGTGCACTTCGAGGGATACAGCTCGGGCGTGGTCTCGGTCATGGAAATGAACGACCGCTGGCCGGGTATCGTTGGAACCGTGGCGGACAAATTCACCCCCGACGACGGTTATGCCATAGCGGTCGAGGCCGCCCTGGGCGAACTGGCCGGTTATCTGATTTGCCGTGATCGCCGCACCGCCGAGGAAATCGTCGCGCATCTTAAGCAGGAAAAACAGGGACGGATCGGTATCGTCGTACCGGACAGCGGCGCTTTCAATCCCGTCGTCAAACGCCCTGAGATCAACGCCGAAGGTTTCATCGGCTGGCTCGACAACTATGTCTCTGCCGACACCGACCTCAAACCACTCATGCAGGCAATCCTGTCCCGGGTAGCAGTGTTCGATAGCAGTGTCAATCCCGATCAAATTCTAAGTCATCTCCCCTACGGCTTCAGCGCCGTGTCGGCCGACGGCACCGTCTACCGGCAGAACGTGATCAGCGGTGGTTCTGAAGATACCCTGCCTTTGTTCCGCCGTCGTGAGAAGTTATCCGAGCAGGAAAGCCAGATCGAGGAATTGAGTAAGACCTTAACATCGCTCAAACACGATAAAGACCAACTGG
Encoded here:
- a CDS encoding rhomboid family intramembrane serine protease; protein product: MRFSQYNQAPGARSYRIGPGILPPFIKMMLVVNSVMFVLWLIYPPLTSILGLTPARFFSDFPNLIYQVFTYMFMHAGFGHILFNMFALWMFGSEVEQTWGSARFGRFYILAGLAGAALTLIVRSGQAIPMVGASAAIYGVLVAYWLMFPHRMLYIYFMFPIKVKYAIPGMMILGFLFGGPYVAHWAHAGGALFGLIYTRVDWSMLRLGNWFRRVKYERQEAKLQKNRQKAEDTMKRVDEILDKINEVGFENLTRAERQFLEDASSKLSNKKANDQR
- the trxA gene encoding thioredoxin, whose protein sequence is MSKPVEVTDDSFEAEVIQSDKPVIVDFWATWCGPCKMIAPILEEVAGEYSDRLKVAKLDVDSNNRTAGKYNIMSIPSLLIFKNGEVVDQIVGAVPKAQLTSRLDRALA
- a CDS encoding acyl-CoA dehydratase activase; the encoded protein is MISLGIDIGSVSVKLAVVDCDRLVTTAYRRFSGSPFEVLYDLLKEIDGNIAGQPFRLGMTGIGGKTAQSILGGDFYGEIASLAAGNYLIAPKIRTVIEMGGEDSKLLILDPDQQVVVDFAMNAQCAAGTGSFLDQQAGRLKISIEGEFGELALKSKNPPRIAGRCSVFAKSDMIHLQQIATPDYDIVAGLCFAVARNFKSSIARGKQFQKPIAFEGGVAANPGMVRAFTEVLNLAPGELLIPEYFNVVGAIGAARLAAERSEPVTDFDREKITGYLKYRHRPEAAREALSFDCPDTKHYDTTLADRPTDIDGLEVFLGIDVGSLSTNLVLIDRDQRVIARRYLMTEGRPIEAVRRGLAEIGGEVGDRVKVMAVGTTGSGRYLTGDFVGADIVRNEITAQATAAVAIDPGVDTIFEIGGQDSKYISIDDRAVIDFEMNKACAAGTGSFLQEQAEKLNIHIENEFGERALKAECPVGCGERCTVFMESDLVAHQRKGASIDDLTAGLAYSIASNYLTKVVGDRRIGNHIFFQGGVAWNKAVVAAFEKLIGKTITVPPHHDVTGAIGAAILAVEQLDNPDFVTKFRGFDLYKRKYTIETFRCEDCSNQCEIRRVDVEGEEPLFYGSRCEKYDVGRTANVDKQPDYVKLRQKLLYKRWIPVKKSKKAKRARIGLPRVLHFHDYYPFWQAFFDSLNFQVVNSDISNRRITEDALEMFQAETCYPVKMVYGHVANLFEKKVDYIFLPSMIKVAEEQQEVDKAGYICPYVQSIGSQIKSRFGEVHDGTRLITHPISLCESVSDLRQRFKPLAHDLGIRDKELRRAIDAGIKAYKLYKQALHTEGDRILAGIGPDEKAMVVVSRPYNGYDPKLSLELPKKIRELGYKAIPLDFFRLKENEEDFPYMYWKYGRRILEAARMLRRSPNLFPVYITSFGCGPDSFITHFFRREMAGKPYLQLELDEHSADAGLITRCEAFADSLRFYKYQPPIADFHIEQDDFRPFERTIYIPNMCDHAHVMRAAMCRYGLNAEVMPEPDEKTLEYGKKFTSGKECFPCVITTGDMIKMVLSKGFQRKKTIFLMPGADGPCRFGLYNEYHRVILDELGFKDVPVFSPNSRTGYDSFGLEGTDFRTIAWRGLVYMDCLIKLLLQTRPYEINPGQTEEVYIDQRRRLENAIIADDPLEELASQCARAFKAIPTTVEARPLVGVVGEIYLRNNRFSNNHLITKLEALGLEVRLATFTEWPMYTSAEYRRDSFIRRDFKGVLKGHLQLIVQHHHENKIIKAFTREVPLGHEFPVEQVLKLAGPYLPRACKGEALLSIGKSIEMAQTGVSGIVNAMPFNCMPGTVVTSLSGKVASDMGSIPWLNISYEGLRDSGEETRLEAFAEQVGNFAAAHGGINRNVRRDIDLVDQIH
- the dtd gene encoding D-aminoacyl-tRNA deacylase; translated protein: MRLVIQRTAGVKLRIEGRPHSECGPGLLILFGSRSGDTEKSCAWLADKAVNLRIFEDDQGKMNLSALDLKAEVMIVSQFTLYADCRKGRRPSYNHAQEPVEAERLYDIFVDQVKESGLNVATGVFGAMMEVEFTNMGPVTVIVDHDL
- a CDS encoding Maf family protein, which codes for MTSKSIIQLASLRPLILGSGSPRRFRLLTEAGVTFTRIVPQTEEAMKPNEAPYAYAERLAGEKALEVSRENANSAVVLGCDTIVVLNGEVLGKPENEQEAFEILSRLSGQTHVVCTAIALAVDGKLTMSGYELTEVHFNSVTSKQIREYITSGEPMDKAGAYGIQGMGAFLVDYIEGNLDNVIGLPGKLLDELAARLLSTISRD
- a CDS encoding DUF4115 domain-containing protein; this translates as MSELHIKLGALLKLERERQDRDLEDVAANLNMAPSTLEAIEAGDPSSSPSELYFELFTKSYAQLLGIDYSATVDAIKEEIGPELPPALPDKGDKHPPGNKRQAKPVEEEEDTKDSDSHLVKKLLYFVGAIIIVFLLFLILTKWVFSGNDGNNNEPAVDDTESSAEVDITNDEAAASTAEGYDWGVPDYTPPAGLALVLKPHNESWSTIVADGDTVLYRTLYPGRTYDVSAKYRLNVSIGIPSAVDVFLNDQEVNLRNPETGRIHDINIDRLNLEEIMARELPQKRSRPRPQLTETSVDNQSAPTEDSTVKDE
- the smc gene encoding chromosome segregation protein SMC; amino-acid sequence: MYLKRLDLLGFKSFAIKTAVHFSSGITAIVGPNGCGKTNILDSLRWVLGEQKVTLLRGSKMEEVIFNGTSEMKPLGMSEVTLTLVNNRGVLPTEYTEVQVTRRLFRSGESEYLLNKVPCRLKDIHELFFDTGMGAHSYSVIQQDMIEAVISDKAEERRFLFEEAAGITKYKQRKRAALRKLESTEGDLLRLKDIYSEVQTQVRSLNRQQKKASRYQMISQEIKDWELYLGSRRIKQIERERRELQAQLDDLSTRRANKETALSKIASMLEADRKEQVDLEHELTGIGNEIYQISERAHSLEREVTILVEKRSNARKLIERNQQEIQALHNRRQILGEQTKEAEIELEEQRAQVEQLNVELEKAQSLQAEADRQLLAARSSKEAENKTLIELEGKLSSGKTEEDNLRQQEEEFSERIADLTRQLENASEQKIEISTLLKTADERLEELKRQKAEAETERHNLLKQIEDAVEQSESLALEISNTGAAIEACEARKSLLEDMIVHFEGYSSGVVSVMEMNDRWPGIVGTVADKFTPDDGYAIAVEAALGELAGYLICRDRRTAEEIVAHLKQEKQGRIGIVVPDSGAFNPVVKRPEINAEGFIGWLDNYVSADTDLKPLMQAILSRVAVFDSSVNPDQILSHLPYGFSAVSADGTVYRQNVISGGSEDTLPLFRRREKLSEQESQIEELSKTLTSLKHDKDQLAASQAADRAASVQLAAKIESLAEEVAEAADERTALQYKLTSLTEESTRLEREKKQANDRLEQIRNRQYSLKLDFNQLANRKENLVRGMNQTDDDLQSLEDHAGQAMEQLSRIQIQTVESRSRSEQIESKIRHTNELRQEISNTATAKETEITQAETDIETCGQRITELETELKQVFSSRSEANERQGSLRTTQADILNRVDDRETQLKTIRSERESIADQSHQMEMRVNTLRSEITSLTERINDEYDLDIGSYEANRPDENMDDEQARANLRELKERLKNFGAVNLLALEEYQTAVERESFLKEQLDDLTQAKDDLQSTITKINRTARQLFQETFTQVKTNFQKLFVDLFTGGEADIMLEDPSDPLESDIHIIARPRGKKLLSITMMSGGERALTAIALLFSLYLVKPSPFCILDEIDAPLDDANCKRFLNIIDRFSDRTQFIIITHNKITMEKAQNLYGVTMEKAGVSKLVAVKFTDIAEGESSEQVVASPNEEEIASLREGIAADIPSPEPETEVAPRSEPDIPDNIAERLNANVTISDESDEEDQA